A genomic region of Streptomyces rimosus contains the following coding sequences:
- a CDS encoding aldo/keto reductase, translating to MITKTTLGSPGLTVSAMGLGCMGMSESYGAADWDGGMATIDRALELGITFLDTSDSYGTGHNEVLVGRAIHGRRDQVQLATKFGIDRSAGDRARRIRGARDYVLRSCDASLLRLGVEVIDLYYAHRPPQDVEIEETVGAMAELVEAGKVRHLGLSEVDGELLRRAHAVHPITAVQSEYSLWTRDVEAVTPVMAELGVGLVPYSPLGRGFLTGALDRSALGEKDFRRTNPRFAGEAGEANEKIAQTVREVADRLGATPAQVALAWVYAQTERLGVAVATIPGTRSPARLEQNAAALELTLDAEALAALDPLSDQVTGERYTPAHTAEVARG from the coding sequence ATGAGCGAGAGCTACGGCGCCGCCGACTGGGACGGCGGCATGGCCACCATCGACCGGGCCCTGGAGCTGGGCATCACGTTCCTGGACACCTCCGACTCCTACGGCACCGGGCACAACGAGGTACTGGTGGGCCGGGCCATCCACGGCCGCCGGGACCAGGTGCAGCTGGCCACCAAGTTCGGCATCGACCGCAGTGCCGGCGACCGGGCACGCCGCATCCGCGGTGCCCGGGACTACGTGCTGCGCTCCTGCGACGCCTCGCTGCTGCGGCTGGGCGTCGAGGTGATCGACCTGTACTACGCCCACCGCCCGCCCCAGGACGTGGAGATCGAGGAGACCGTCGGGGCGATGGCCGAGCTGGTCGAAGCGGGCAAGGTCCGTCATCTGGGCCTGTCCGAGGTCGACGGCGAGCTGCTGCGCCGGGCGCACGCGGTGCACCCGATCACCGCGGTGCAGAGCGAGTACTCGCTGTGGACCCGCGACGTCGAGGCGGTCACCCCGGTGATGGCCGAGCTGGGGGTCGGGCTGGTGCCGTACTCGCCGCTGGGGCGGGGGTTCCTGACCGGCGCCCTGGACCGCTCCGCACTGGGCGAGAAGGACTTCCGGCGCACCAACCCCCGCTTCGCCGGCGAGGCGGGCGAGGCCAACGAGAAGATCGCGCAGACCGTGCGCGAGGTGGCCGACCGGCTGGGTGCCACCCCCGCCCAGGTGGCGCTGGCCTGGGTGTACGCCCAGACCGAGCGGCTCGGGGTGGCGGTGGCGACCATTCCGGGTACCCGCAGCCCGGCCCGGCTGGAGCAGAACGCGGCCGCGCTGGAGCTCACCCTGGACGCCGAGGCGCTGGCCGCGCTGGACCCGCTGAGCGACCAGGTGACGGGCGAGCGCTACACCCCCGCACACACCGCTGAGGTCGCTCGGGGCTAG
- a CDS encoding recombinase family protein yields the protein MANLVYKRVSTDQQPTARQNLVLDESGIEDPVVLEEDPGTSSRLHPLQRPKFRELLTYARPGDTVHIPRCSVSCAAPAASSTCSTSSTATRSPCASTTTRSPRWT from the coding sequence ATGGCGAACCTGGTCTACAAGAGGGTCTCGACCGACCAGCAGCCGACCGCCCGGCAGAACCTCGTCCTGGACGAGTCCGGGATCGAGGATCCGGTCGTCCTCGAGGAGGACCCGGGCACCTCCAGCCGCCTCCACCCCCTCCAGCGGCCGAAGTTCCGCGAACTGCTCACCTACGCACGGCCGGGCGACACCGTGCACATTCCGAGATGTTCCGTCTCGTGCGCGGCACCGGCCGCATCCTCGACGTGCTCGACGTCCTCCACCGCGACCAGGTCGCCCTGCGCATCCACGACGACGCGTTCTCCGCGATGGACCTGA
- a CDS encoding serine integrase family protein, translating to MFRLVRGTGRILDVLDVLHRDQVALRIHDDAFSAMDLTARHPRTGGLLSTVKFMVQALADAGELQRDLQRGLTYDGLRAAEAKGSKGGQRPAVATEKTEAVRTAYLEGRSIAALARDHGVSDEGVTVGSGQGYTLRVSAILAVHRQLLAHCQSLDGTPGTSATPAQRKAHREYANRVSNLDQ from the coding sequence ATGTTCCGTCTCGTGCGCGGCACCGGCCGCATCCTCGACGTGCTCGACGTCCTCCACCGCGACCAGGTCGCCCTGCGCATCCACGACGACGCGTTCTCCGCGATGGACCTGACCGCTCGCCACCCGCGTACCGGAGGGCTGCTATCCACCGTGAAGTTCATGGTGCAGGCCCTTGCCGACGCCGGCGAACTCCAGCGTGACCTCCAACGCGGGTTGACGTACGACGGGCTCCGGGCTGCCGAGGCGAAGGGCAGCAAGGGCGGCCAACGCCCTGCCGTGGCGACCGAGAAGACCGAAGCCGTGCGCACCGCGTACCTGGAGGGCCGCTCCATCGCAGCCCTCGCACGCGACCACGGCGTCAGCGACGAGGGCGTGACCGTAGGGAGCGGCCAGGGCTACACCCTGCGCGTCAGCGCCATCCTGGCGGTACACCGCCAGCTCCTCGCCCACTGCCAGTCCCTCGACGGCACTCCCGGCACCTCGGCGACCCCGGCACAGCGCAAGGCCCACCGCGAGTACGCGAACCGCGTCAGCAACCTCGACCAGTAA
- a CDS encoding nuclear transport factor 2 family protein — MTPDQDLRAAAVHYLRQWEVRDYATMRSLCTDTATVWHNDGSGDQPIDENMELLKKLAADVDTLRYDIVRQFQDGDEVLQQQVLHLTMTDGSRSDVHAAMYFRFDGGLIDRIEEYFNVVPLNESMPSSGSPEQR; from the coding sequence ATGACACCCGACCAGGACCTTCGCGCAGCAGCGGTGCACTACCTCCGGCAGTGGGAGGTACGGGACTACGCCACGATGCGATCCCTGTGCACCGACACCGCCACCGTGTGGCACAACGACGGAAGCGGTGACCAGCCGATCGACGAGAACATGGAACTGCTGAAGAAGCTGGCCGCAGACGTCGACACACTTCGGTACGACATCGTGCGGCAGTTCCAGGACGGCGACGAAGTGCTCCAGCAGCAAGTACTCCACCTGACCATGACCGACGGGTCCCGCAGTGACGTACACGCGGCGATGTACTTCCGGTTCGACGGCGGCCTCATCGACCGCATCGAGGAATACTTCAACGTCGTACCGCTCAACGAATCTATGCCGTCGTCCGGCTCGCCCGAACAGCGCTGA
- a CDS encoding DUF1684 domain-containing protein, with protein sequence MSSDCFGSDGALTGYDKWRQSRWEEIAGPEGKASLIAHRPITEPGQEVPEVPGRWTSTGFSGSLTLTAARAEDVSVDGHAVDGTVELTSASRLSFPGGRRGTIEELRGAHALAVWDPAAPTLVGLREIEAWPWDPAWAVKAEYRPADAGRLLEVTRLTSPSMRDTLPAPGDFVFDLQGERHTLRAFDVGSDTLLITFTDDTSGTDTPGMGRWLILPRPRHTTDTARIDFNRALIPHHVFSAAFPCPLPPRENHLPLRVEAGERAPVFEEEAAPGTTTGPAV encoded by the coding sequence GTGTCCAGCGATTGCTTCGGTAGCGACGGCGCGTTGACCGGGTACGACAAGTGGCGCCAGAGCCGATGGGAGGAGATTGCGGGCCCGGAAGGGAAAGCGAGCCTGATCGCCCATCGGCCGATCACGGAACCGGGGCAGGAAGTCCCCGAGGTTCCGGGACGGTGGACGTCCACCGGCTTCTCGGGAAGCCTGACGCTGACCGCGGCCCGGGCGGAGGACGTATCCGTCGATGGCCACGCCGTGGACGGCACGGTGGAACTGACCAGCGCCAGCCGCCTGTCCTTCCCCGGCGGGCGGCGCGGCACCATCGAGGAACTGCGGGGAGCCCATGCCCTGGCCGTGTGGGATCCGGCTGCGCCCACCCTCGTCGGCCTGCGCGAAATCGAGGCGTGGCCGTGGGACCCGGCCTGGGCCGTCAAGGCGGAGTACCGCCCGGCGGACGCCGGACGCCTCCTGGAGGTGACCCGGCTGACCAGCCCCAGCATGCGGGACACCCTCCCGGCCCCTGGTGACTTCGTCTTCGATCTGCAAGGCGAGCGGCACACGCTCCGGGCGTTCGATGTGGGCAGCGACACCCTGCTGATCACGTTCACCGACGACACCAGCGGCACGGACACGCCCGGCATGGGCCGGTGGCTGATCCTGCCCCGGCCCCGGCACACCACGGATACGGCCCGTATCGACTTCAACCGGGCCTTGATTCCCCACCACGTGTTCTCGGCGGCCTTCCCCTGCCCCCTGCCGCCCCGGGAGAACCACCTCCCTCTACGCGTCGAAGCGGGAGAGCGCGCCCCCGTCTTCGAAGAAGAAGCGGCCCCCGGCACCACAACCGGTCCCGCCGTCTGA
- a CDS encoding OsmC family protein, with product MSPHTYATHLHWNGSTAAGIRSYSRDHVATAPPADAEVALSADPAFRGDAGRLNPEQLVVMAASSCQMLSFLGAAARAGIDVLSYDDEATSHLDLTDAPARLGTISLAVTVTVAAGTDAAKVQEVAERAHRACYIANSLSVPVEVTTTVVGE from the coding sequence ATGAGTCCGCACACCTACGCCACCCACCTGCACTGGAACGGTTCCACCGCCGCCGGCATCCGCTCCTACTCCCGTGACCACGTCGCCACCGCACCACCCGCGGACGCGGAGGTGGCACTGAGCGCGGACCCGGCGTTCCGGGGCGACGCCGGGCGGCTCAATCCCGAACAACTCGTCGTCATGGCCGCCTCGTCGTGTCAGATGCTGTCGTTCCTCGGTGCCGCCGCCCGCGCCGGTATCGATGTGCTGTCGTACGACGACGAAGCGACCAGCCACCTCGACCTGACGGACGCTCCCGCACGCCTCGGAACGATCAGCCTGGCGGTCACCGTCACGGTGGCTGCCGGAACCGACGCGGCCAAGGTCCAGGAAGTGGCTGAACGGGCTCACCGCGCGTGCTACATCGCCAACTCGTTGTCGGTTCCTGTCGAAGTGACCACCACGGTGGTGGGCGAGTGA
- a CDS encoding rhomboid-like protein translates to MPATALYVMVLAATAAWLAAQSPHKQERFIRHNSSNVHHLEGGEWWTLLTSSLVVDGVPVLLGIGAVAAALGRAEWRWGSARGLGVFFFGHVAATLLTQGVVWLMRLAHMPGALARMKDVGISYGLVATVACLLALGGERARRYGLPALAVILAVAWTVNQELADAGHLVALGLGVLASRTRWLRDGPAGRSSSRPADSGACNAFVEQSRSG, encoded by the coding sequence TTGCCGGCGACGGCGCTGTACGTCATGGTGCTCGCCGCCACCGCCGCCTGGCTGGCCGCCCAGTCGCCCCACAAGCAGGAGCGCTTCATCCGTCACAACAGCAGCAATGTGCACCACCTCGAAGGCGGTGAGTGGTGGACGCTGCTGACCAGTAGCCTGGTGGTCGACGGGGTTCCCGTGCTGCTCGGTATCGGCGCGGTGGCCGCGGCGCTCGGACGCGCCGAGTGGCGCTGGGGCAGTGCGCGCGGTCTGGGTGTCTTCTTCTTCGGGCATGTGGCGGCGACCTTGCTCACGCAGGGCGTCGTGTGGCTGATGCGGCTCGCGCACATGCCGGGCGCCCTGGCCCGTATGAAGGACGTCGGCATCAGCTACGGCCTGGTGGCCACCGTCGCGTGCCTGCTGGCCCTGGGCGGCGAGCGCGCCCGGCGCTACGGCTTGCCGGCCCTGGCCGTGATCCTGGCCGTCGCGTGGACGGTCAACCAGGAACTGGCCGATGCGGGGCACCTGGTGGCACTGGGGCTCGGCGTCCTGGCCTCGCGTACCCGCTGGCTCCGGGACGGGCCTGCCGGGCGAAGCAGCAGCCGCCCGGCTGATTCCGGGGCGTGTAACGCCTTCGTGGAACAGTCGAGAAGCGGCTGA
- a CDS encoding Pls/PosA family non-ribosomal peptide synthetase, producing the protein MFLPPSLFTRPPADTKPPEAGAPRRSGAAVFRGAPAHPPRTLLDVLDASVSAHPEAPALDTGGEVLDYRALSAEVGRRAHVLMTHGIGPGDRVGVRVASGTAELYLSILAVLRSGAAYVPVDADDPDERAASVFREAGVCAVLDGAAEPRLTAADGDANASPKPTASPPDGTTAPPTASPEDDAWIIFTSGSTGAPKGVAVTHRAAAAFVDAEAELFLRDGGRPLGPGDRVLAGLSVAFDASCEEMWLAWRNGACLVPAPRSLVKAGHELGPWLVERGITVVSTVPTLAALWPDEALAAVRLLIVGGEACPAGLVERFATPGREMWNTYGPTETTVVACAERMLPGAPVRIGLPLDGWDLAVVDGGGAPVPYGAQGELVIAGAGLARYLDRAKDAERFGPCPALDARRAYRTGDVVRAEPEGLVYVGRVDDQVKVGGRRIELGEIDAALAGLDGVRGAAAAVRTTPSGGRILVGYVVTEDRPGTDTGFSPESARKVLADRLPAALVPVLAEVAELPTRTSGKVDRDALPWPLPVAASGGPDAEKESRGAAEDDAPRDALRGTAARLADAWQELLGVRPDADSDFFALGGSSLSAAQLASRLRTDYPGISVADLYRRPVLREMAAHLETLAPAGTEATGNGRTHDSAAEAIGPGKGLDKRQTDRRETGPGRTGPGRAGVVPRRTGAFQIVVQTLLYGLTGLRVAVGLAAADNVLGLLAPQTWAPHTSWWVVFTGWLVLLSAPSRFVIGALAARVLTRSITPGTYPRGGRVHLRLWTAERTVAAFGVPALLGTPWARLYARALGCRVGADVALHAMPPVTGLAELGERASVEPEADVSGWWLDQDVLRVGAVSVGAGARVGHRSTLMPGAVLGPGAELAPGGCLDGIAPAGEAWAGSPARPAEEEDARTAGSDWPASRPPRSRRWAAAYALTLGVLPVLPLLAALPALAGVYVLVRDCATLSDAALRLFAAAPAIAVVTTVCWILLVAAVVRLLGRGIRPGTYPVRGPVAWRAWLVTRLLNGTRSSLFPLYASLATPMWLRLLGARVGRRAEISTVLPLPSLLTVADGAFLADDTLVAPYELRGGWLRLGTARVGRRAFVGNSGIVGPGREVPDQALIGVLSDAPAHSKPGSSWLGRPALPLPRIPTSADPGRTFEPPRRLVLARAAVELCRVLPLMCSVMLAEAVLIGEQYALSDGGFGWAALLGGALLLPCALLAALLATASKWLLVGRFRPGEHPLWSSFVWRNELYDTFVESLAVPWMAGAFTGTPVLNWWLRSLGARIGRGVWCDTYWLPETDLVTLGDGVSVNRGCVLQTHLFHDRIMRLDAVHLAAGASLGPHGIALPGSTVGEQAAVGPASLVMRGESVPAGTRWAGNPIAGERHGAVLPPRDGTPEALPSGSGRALVARRAS; encoded by the coding sequence ATGTTCCTGCCCCCTTCCCTGTTCACCCGCCCTCCCGCGGATACGAAACCGCCGGAAGCCGGTGCGCCCCGCCGGTCCGGTGCGGCGGTCTTCCGGGGCGCCCCGGCCCACCCGCCGCGGACCCTGCTCGATGTGCTGGACGCCTCCGTGTCCGCTCACCCCGAGGCGCCCGCCCTCGACACCGGGGGAGAGGTGCTCGACTACCGCGCCCTGTCGGCGGAGGTCGGCCGACGTGCCCATGTCCTCATGACGCATGGCATCGGGCCCGGTGACCGGGTCGGAGTGCGGGTCGCCTCCGGCACGGCGGAGCTGTATCTGTCCATCCTGGCCGTGCTGCGCAGCGGTGCCGCCTATGTGCCGGTCGACGCCGACGACCCGGACGAACGGGCGGCTTCGGTCTTCCGCGAGGCGGGAGTGTGCGCGGTGCTCGACGGCGCGGCCGAACCACGGCTCACGGCGGCCGACGGGGATGCCAACGCTTCCCCGAAACCCACCGCTTCCCCGCCCGATGGCACCACCGCGCCCCCCACCGCGTCCCCGGAAGACGACGCCTGGATCATCTTCACCTCCGGCTCGACCGGCGCGCCCAAAGGCGTCGCCGTCACCCACCGTGCCGCCGCGGCGTTCGTGGACGCCGAGGCGGAGCTGTTTCTGCGGGACGGCGGCCGGCCGCTGGGGCCCGGCGACCGGGTGCTGGCCGGACTGTCCGTGGCCTTCGACGCCTCCTGCGAGGAGATGTGGCTGGCCTGGCGGAACGGCGCGTGCCTGGTGCCCGCGCCGCGTTCGCTGGTGAAGGCGGGCCATGAGCTGGGGCCGTGGCTGGTCGAGCGCGGCATCACGGTGGTCTCCACGGTGCCGACGCTGGCCGCGCTGTGGCCGGACGAGGCCCTGGCGGCCGTACGGCTGCTGATCGTGGGCGGCGAAGCCTGCCCCGCCGGGCTCGTGGAGCGCTTCGCCACCCCGGGCCGCGAGATGTGGAACACCTACGGGCCGACCGAGACCACCGTCGTGGCCTGTGCCGAGCGCATGCTTCCCGGAGCGCCGGTACGGATCGGACTCCCGCTGGACGGCTGGGACCTGGCGGTCGTCGACGGCGGCGGAGCGCCGGTACCGTACGGCGCCCAGGGCGAGCTGGTCATCGCCGGCGCGGGCCTGGCCCGCTATCTCGACCGTGCCAAGGACGCCGAGCGTTTCGGCCCCTGCCCGGCGCTCGACGCGCGGCGTGCCTACCGTACGGGAGACGTGGTACGGGCCGAACCCGAAGGGCTGGTCTACGTCGGACGCGTCGACGACCAGGTCAAGGTGGGCGGCCGGCGGATCGAACTGGGGGAGATCGACGCGGCGTTGGCCGGGCTGGACGGAGTCCGCGGGGCCGCCGCCGCGGTGCGGACCACCCCGTCCGGCGGGCGGATCCTGGTCGGTTACGTGGTGACGGAGGACCGGCCCGGTACGGATACGGGCTTCAGCCCCGAGTCGGCGCGCAAGGTCCTGGCGGACCGGCTCCCCGCCGCGCTGGTGCCCGTACTGGCCGAGGTCGCCGAGCTGCCCACCCGTACCTCCGGAAAGGTGGACCGCGACGCGCTGCCCTGGCCACTGCCCGTGGCGGCCTCCGGAGGCCCGGACGCGGAGAAGGAGAGCAGGGGAGCCGCGGAGGATGACGCACCGCGCGATGCTCTCCGTGGCACCGCCGCTCGCCTCGCCGACGCATGGCAAGAGCTGCTGGGCGTACGGCCCGACGCGGACAGCGACTTCTTCGCTCTGGGCGGCAGCAGCCTGAGCGCCGCCCAACTGGCCTCTCGGCTGCGCACCGACTACCCCGGCATCTCGGTGGCCGACCTCTACCGGCGACCGGTGCTACGGGAAATGGCCGCACACCTGGAGACACTGGCACCCGCCGGTACGGAGGCCACCGGCAACGGAAGAACCCACGACAGTGCAGCCGAAGCGATAGGCCCCGGCAAGGGGCTCGACAAACGACAAACAGATCGTCGAGAGACGGGCCCGGGACGTACGGGCCCCGGCCGTGCAGGCGTCGTGCCGCGCCGTACCGGCGCCTTCCAGATCGTCGTCCAGACCCTTCTGTACGGCCTGACCGGGCTGCGCGTCGCGGTCGGGCTGGCCGCCGCCGACAACGTACTCGGGCTGCTGGCCCCGCAGACCTGGGCGCCGCACACCTCCTGGTGGGTGGTCTTCACCGGCTGGCTGGTGCTGCTGAGCGCCCCGTCCCGGTTCGTCATCGGCGCGCTGGCCGCCCGTGTGCTCACCCGCTCCATCACCCCGGGCACGTACCCCCGGGGCGGACGGGTCCATCTGCGGCTGTGGACCGCCGAGCGGACAGTGGCGGCGTTCGGGGTGCCCGCGCTGCTGGGCACGCCGTGGGCGCGGCTGTACGCACGGGCCCTGGGCTGCCGCGTGGGCGCCGATGTGGCGCTGCACGCCATGCCCCCGGTGACGGGGCTGGCCGAGCTGGGCGAGCGCGCGAGCGTGGAGCCGGAAGCCGATGTGTCCGGCTGGTGGCTGGACCAGGACGTGCTTCGCGTCGGTGCCGTTTCCGTGGGGGCGGGTGCCCGGGTGGGGCACCGCTCGACGCTGATGCCCGGCGCCGTGCTGGGCCCCGGCGCCGAACTGGCGCCCGGCGGCTGCCTGGACGGCATCGCACCCGCCGGGGAAGCCTGGGCCGGCTCGCCCGCCCGGCCCGCCGAGGAGGAGGACGCGCGTACGGCGGGCAGCGACTGGCCCGCTTCCCGCCCGCCCCGCTCCCGGCGCTGGGCCGCCGCTTACGCACTGACCTTGGGCGTACTGCCCGTACTGCCGCTGCTGGCCGCACTGCCCGCGCTCGCCGGCGTCTACGTGCTGGTGCGCGACTGCGCGACGCTCTCCGACGCGGCACTGCGCCTGTTCGCCGCGGCCCCCGCGATCGCCGTCGTCACCACGGTGTGCTGGATTCTGCTGGTCGCCGCCGTGGTCCGGCTGCTGGGGCGCGGCATCCGGCCGGGTACGTATCCGGTACGCGGCCCGGTGGCCTGGCGTGCCTGGCTGGTCACCCGGCTGCTGAACGGCACCAGGAGCAGCCTCTTCCCGCTGTACGCGAGCCTGGCCACCCCGATGTGGCTGCGGCTGCTCGGCGCCCGGGTCGGCCGGCGCGCCGAGATCTCCACCGTGCTGCCGCTGCCGTCCCTGCTCACCGTCGCGGACGGTGCCTTCCTCGCCGACGACACCCTGGTGGCACCGTACGAACTGCGCGGCGGCTGGCTGCGTCTGGGCACCGCACGTGTCGGACGGCGGGCGTTCGTCGGCAACTCCGGGATCGTCGGCCCCGGCCGGGAGGTCCCGGACCAGGCGCTGATCGGCGTGCTGTCGGATGCGCCCGCGCACAGCAAGCCCGGTTCGTCGTGGCTGGGGCGCCCCGCGCTACCGCTGCCGCGGATTCCCACGTCCGCCGACCCGGGCCGCACCTTCGAGCCGCCGCGCCGGCTGGTGCTGGCGCGGGCGGCCGTCGAGCTGTGCCGGGTGCTGCCGCTGATGTGCTCGGTGATGCTGGCCGAAGCGGTACTGATCGGTGAGCAGTACGCCTTGAGCGACGGCGGGTTCGGGTGGGCGGCACTGCTGGGCGGGGCGCTGCTGCTGCCCTGCGCCCTGCTGGCCGCGCTGCTGGCGACTGCCTCCAAGTGGCTGCTGGTCGGACGGTTCCGGCCGGGCGAGCATCCGCTGTGGTCGTCTTTCGTGTGGCGCAACGAGCTGTACGACACGTTCGTGGAATCACTGGCCGTACCGTGGATGGCCGGCGCCTTCACCGGCACGCCCGTGCTGAACTGGTGGCTGCGCAGCCTGGGAGCCCGTATCGGGCGCGGCGTGTGGTGCGACACGTACTGGCTGCCGGAAACCGATCTGGTCACCCTCGGGGACGGCGTCAGCGTCAACCGTGGCTGTGTGCTGCAGACGCATCTGTTCCACGACCGGATCATGCGGCTGGACGCCGTACACCTCGCGGCGGGCGCCTCACTGGGCCCGCACGGGATCGCGCTGCCGGGCAGTACGGTCGGCGAGCAGGCCGCCGTCGGGCCGGCGTCCCTGGTGATGCGCGGCGAGAGCGTTCCGGCCGGCACCCGGTGGGCGGGCAACCCGATCGCCGGTGAACGCCACGGCGCGGTGCTGCCGCCGCGTGACGGGACACCGGAGGCTCTGCCGTCGGGTAGCGGGAGGGCCCTCGTGGCGCGCCGCGCCTCCTGA
- a CDS encoding DinB family protein, giving the protein MVHRIEPPPEPPVTLSDPSALLTGYLDFYRDAVLRKLEGMSEAELRNSRLPSGWAPLGLLKHLAYVELRWLRWGFSGEPVEEPWGDVKVRHEPWHVEPTETFDDIRTFFLEQCARSRLIVAGARLEDSAATLGGHVPADEDRPTLMWILFHLLQEYARHAGHLDVARELADGTIGE; this is encoded by the coding sequence GTGGTCCACAGAATCGAACCTCCACCGGAGCCCCCGGTAACCCTCAGTGACCCGAGCGCGCTGCTGACGGGTTATCTCGACTTCTACCGGGACGCCGTACTGCGCAAACTCGAGGGAATGTCCGAAGCGGAGCTGCGAAACAGCCGGCTGCCTTCCGGCTGGGCGCCGCTCGGCCTGCTCAAACACCTGGCCTACGTGGAACTGCGCTGGCTGCGGTGGGGGTTCTCGGGCGAACCCGTCGAAGAGCCCTGGGGCGACGTCAAGGTCCGCCACGAACCGTGGCACGTCGAGCCGACCGAGACGTTCGACGACATCAGGACGTTCTTCCTGGAGCAGTGCGCCCGCTCCCGTCTCATCGTCGCCGGGGCGCGGCTGGAGGACAGCGCCGCCACGCTCGGTGGCCATGTTCCGGCCGATGAAGACCGCCCGACGCTGATGTGGATTCTCTTTCATCTCCTCCAGGAGTACGCCCGGCACGCCGGACATCTGGACGTCGCACGCGAACTCGCCGACGGCACCATCGGCGAATAG
- a CDS encoding WhiB family transcriptional regulator produces the protein MEWWEQAACLDEDPELFFPVGVTGPAAQQQADAKAVCRQCPVTAECLEWALETGQNYGIWGGTDEEERRKLRSRRQRKRWAA, from the coding sequence ATGGAGTGGTGGGAACAAGCGGCGTGCCTGGACGAGGACCCGGAACTCTTCTTCCCCGTGGGAGTAACGGGCCCCGCCGCCCAACAACAAGCGGACGCCAAGGCGGTATGCCGACAATGCCCGGTGACCGCCGAGTGCCTCGAATGGGCACTGGAGACCGGCCAGAACTACGGGATCTGGGGTGGTACGGACGAGGAGGAGCGCCGGAAACTGCGCAGCCGCCGCCAACGGAAGCGCTGGGCGGCTTGA
- a CDS encoding SMP-30/gluconolactonase/LRE family protein — protein MANTQQTNRIPLPMPPLRAVPLDGRGPEDVVVDAVGRVLTGVEDGRVLRLDLFPKEPQGTVAGVPRAEVIARTGGRPLGLEPLPDGGVLVCDARRGLLRVDPSDGTVRTLADTVDGAPLRFCSNATAAADGTVYFSVSSRRYPLEDWLGDILEHSGTGQLVRLRPGGRPEVVLDGLQFANGVALAPDESFVTVAETGSRRLTRLWLTGPRAGQRDVLAGDLPGYPDNMSRGSGGLFWVALAAPRSTSLERLHRGKPALRQAVGSVARHVRPKPGPLTGVLALDASGRIVHDLRRRSPDYRMVTSVHEHDGHLVLGSLHERALAVCAFPSASRG, from the coding sequence ATGGCCAACACACAGCAGACGAACCGGATTCCCCTTCCCATGCCGCCGCTGCGGGCGGTGCCGCTGGACGGGAGAGGCCCGGAGGACGTGGTGGTGGACGCGGTCGGGCGGGTGCTGACCGGGGTGGAGGACGGGAGGGTGCTGCGGCTGGACCTCTTCCCGAAGGAACCGCAGGGCACGGTGGCCGGTGTGCCGCGGGCCGAGGTGATCGCCCGCACGGGCGGCCGGCCGCTCGGGCTGGAACCGCTGCCCGACGGCGGTGTCCTGGTGTGCGACGCGCGCCGGGGCCTGCTGCGCGTCGATCCGTCCGACGGTACGGTCCGCACGCTCGCCGACACCGTCGATGGTGCCCCGCTGCGCTTCTGCAGCAACGCCACGGCGGCTGCCGACGGCACGGTCTACTTCAGCGTCTCCAGCCGCCGCTACCCGCTGGAGGACTGGCTCGGCGACATCCTGGAGCATTCCGGCACGGGACAGCTGGTCCGGCTGCGCCCCGGCGGCAGGCCGGAAGTCGTCCTGGACGGGCTCCAGTTCGCCAACGGCGTCGCGCTGGCGCCGGACGAGTCCTTCGTGACCGTGGCGGAGACCGGTTCGCGCCGGCTGACCAGGCTCTGGCTCACCGGACCGCGGGCAGGACAGCGCGACGTACTCGCCGGCGATCTCCCCGGCTACCCCGACAACATGTCGCGCGGGTCCGGCGGCCTGTTCTGGGTGGCGCTGGCCGCACCGCGCTCCACGAGTCTGGAGCGGCTGCATCGCGGCAAACCGGCCCTGCGCCAGGCCGTGGGAAGCGTGGCCCGGCACGTCCGCCCGAAGCCGGGCCCGCTCACCGGCGTCCTGGCGCTCGACGCCTCCGGCCGCATCGTCCACGACCTGCGCCGCCGCAGTCCCGACTACCGCATGGTCACCAGCGTCCACGAGCACGACGGCCACCTGGTCCTCGGCAGCCTCCACGAACGCGCCCTGGCCGTGTGCGCATTCCCTTCCGCATCACGCGGTTGA